A genomic stretch from Falco naumanni isolate bFalNau1 chromosome 6, bFalNau1.pat, whole genome shotgun sequence includes:
- the GJA10 gene encoding gap junction alpha-10 protein yields the protein MGDWNLLGSILEEVHIHSTIVGKIWLTILFIFRMLVLGVAAEDVWDDEQSEFICNTEQPGCSNICYDKAFPISLIRYWVLQIIFVSSPSLVYMGHALYRLRALEKERQRRKGHLRAQLEDLEPTSEEHRRVERELRKLEEQKKVHKAPLRGSLLRTYILHILTRSVVEVGFMIGQYLLYGFHMSPLYKCTRPPCPNTVDCFVSRPTEKTIFMVFMNSIAAVSLFLNILEIAHLGLKKIHKSLCGRPRRPAGPAEEDTGLYPPPKGPARGDSPDSGHCPGTRKSSFLSRVLAGSRAGSDSESTASRGGSGPGSGPGSGSEGKRGEEGSSPGGPPPPAAVGRRKSMASSAPRPPGEPAGGGRRGGGGRASPGAGRRGQGFRAAPAPSRTQRSSRGLGPPRGAGRSATGKLRRPERPPAPASSRSASPRSRGLSRGHSRCLTP from the exons ATGGGGGACTGGAACCTGTTGGGCAGCATCCTCGAAGAAGTGCACATCCACTCCACCATAGTTGGCAAGATCTGGCTCACGATCCTATTCATATTCCggatgctggtgctgggggtggctgcCGAAGACGTGTGGGATGATGAGCAGTCTGAGTTCATCTGCAACACAGAGCAACCCGGCTGCAGCAACATCTGTTATGACAAAGCCTTCCCCATCTCCTTGATCAGGTACTGGGTACTGCAGATCATATTTGTCTCTTCTCCATCGCTCGTTTACATGGGCCACGCGCTCTACAGATTACGGGCTCTCGAGAAAGAGCGACAGAGGAGGAAGGGCCACCTGCGGGCTCAGCTGGAAGACCTGGAGCCCACGTCCGAGGAACACAGGAGAGTGGAGAGGGAGCTGCGCAAGCTGGAGGAGCAAAAGAAGGTGCACAAGGCACCCTTGAGAGGCTCCCTGCTGCGCACCTATATCCTGCATATCCTGACCCGCTCGGTGGTCGAAGTGGGCTTTATGATAGGTCAGTATCTTTTGTACGGGTTTCACATGTCCCCCCTTTACAAATGCACGCGCCCCCCTTGCCCTAACACAGTGGATTGTTTTGTGTCCCGACCCACAGAGAAGACCATCTTTATGGTCTTCATGAACAGCATCGCCGCGGTCTCCCTGTTCCTCAACATCCTAGAAATCGCCCACCTGGGCCTCAAGAAGATCCACAAGAGCCTGtgcgggcggccgcggcggccggcgggcccCGCCGAGGAGGACACCGGCCTCTACCCGCCCCCGAAGGGCCCCGcg CGCGGCGACTCGCCGGACAGCGGGCACTGCCCGGGCACCCGCAAGTCCAGCTTCCTCTCCCGCGTCCTCGCCGGCAGCCGGGCGGGCAGCGACAGCGAGAGCACCGCCTCCCGCGGCGGCTCCGGGCCCGGCTCCGGCCCCGGCTCCGGCTCGGAGGGCAAGCGCGGCGAGGAGGGCAGCTCGCCCggcggcccgccgccgcccgccgccgtgGGACGCCGCAAGTCCATGGCAAGTagcgccccgcggccgccggggGAGCCcgcgggaggggggcggcggggggggggcgggcgggcgagcCCCGGGGCCGGGAGGCGGGGGCAGGGCTTCCGAGCGGCCCCCGCGCCCTCCCGCACCCAGCGCAGCTCCCGCGGGCTCGgccccccccgcggcgcgggcAGGAGCGCCACGGGGAAACTGCGGCGCCCCGAGCGTCCCCCGGCCCCCGCCTCTTCGCGCTCCGCATCGCCCCGGTCGCGGGGACTGTCCCGGGGCCACTCGCGCTGCCTGACACCCTGA